A genomic window from Salvia splendens isolate huo1 chromosome 11, SspV2, whole genome shotgun sequence includes:
- the LOC121754650 gene encoding uncharacterized protein LOC121754650 — MSVVNSNHGGLFFVYGYGGTRKTFIWKTLSAAIRSKGDIVLNVASSGIASLLLPSGRTTHSQFKIPINPNEDSICNIKQGSALAELIVRTKLMIWDEAPMVHKHCVKVVDRSLRDLMRVCNELSMEMPFGGKLCKVLRLTKNIRVLGIKSGEEASKLKAFSKWIASIGDGVIGGSNDGEVSVDLPTDIVLPDSGDSLQNIVTSIYPSYMNNQDLSCHLHNRAILAPTLDVVDLVNQYMISLDQSNGRVYLSSDSISKFHQSSNGFAEIHSVGTPVMLLRNIDHANGLCNGTRLIITRLGDHVLEAKVLSADNQGHKVLIPRMSLTPFDPRFPFKFQRGQFPLSVPYAMTINKSQGSGEMSWQ; from the exons ATGTCTGTTGTCAATTCTAATCACGGCGGACTATTTTTTGTTTATGGTTATGGAGGCACAAGAAAAACTTTCATTTGGAAGACATTGTCAGCGGCTATTCGTTCAAAAGGTGATATTGTTTTGAACGTGGCTTCTAGTGGTATTGCTTCGCTATTGTTACCTAGTGGGAGAACAACTCATTCTCAGTTTAAGATTCCTATCAATCCTAATGAAGATTCAATCTGCAATATAAAACAAGGTAGTGCATTAGCTGAGTTGATTGTGAGAACAAAACTTATGATATGGGACGAAGCTCCTATGGTTCACAAACACTGTGTGAAAGTTGTTGATCGGAGTTTGCGTGACCTTATGAGAGTATGCAATGAGTTGAGCATGGAGATGCCATTTGGTGGGAAACT TTGCAAAGTTTTGAGGTTGACTAAAAATATACGAGTTCTTGGTATTAAATCTGGTGAGGAAGCATCGAAATTGAAGGCATTTTCTAAGTGGATTGCATCTATTGGAGATGGAGTTATTGGTGGTTCAAATGATGGTGAAGTTAGTGTTGATCTTCCTACTGATATTGTATTGCCCGATAGTGGTGATTCTCTACAGAACATTGTTACATCTATTTATCCTTCATATATGAACAATCAAGATTTGAGCTGCCATTTGCATAATCGAGCTATACTTGCTCCAACGTTAGATGTGGTTGACTTGGTTAATCAATATATGATTTCTTTGGATCAATCGAACGGTCGTGTTTATTTGAGCTCAGATAGCATATCTAAGTTTCATCAAAGTTCTAATGGTTTCGCGGAGATACATTCG GTTGGTACTCCAGTTATGCTATTAAGAAACATAGATCATGCTAACGGATTGTGTAATGGGACACGATTGATCATTACGCGTTTAGGTGATCATGTTTTAGAAGCTAAAGTCTTGAGTGCTGATAATCAAGGCCATAAAGTGTTGATTCCTCGGATGTCATTAACACCTTTTGATCCTAGGTTTCCTTTCAAGTTTCAACGTGGACAATTTCCTTTGTCGGTGCCGTATGCTATGACAATTAACAAGAGC